One Streptomyces formicae genomic window, GCACCCGGCCTGCCGCGTCACGGCGTCAGCGCCTGCCCCAGCCGCGCCCCGGCAGGAGTCCCAAGATCCGTACGCCCGTAATAGACGCCGCTGGACCCCGGCACGCCCGAACTGCCGCTGTCCAGCTGGAGGATCGTGCCGTCGCCCGCGTCCTCGCCCTCCACGCCGATGGCCAGGTCCGCGCGGGCGGAGCCGGAGAGGTGCGCCAGGGTCGCCGACGAGCCGAGGCGGTCGCCGGTCTCCGTGGAGCCGGGGACGCCGGGCTCGTCCTGCGAGAAGGCCTTCGCGCCCGTGCCGGTGAGGCCGGACGAGGAGCCCTTCAGGAGGAGGGAGGTGCCCGCGTCCTCGCGGGCGGTGCCCGAGCGGGTGATGTCCTCGCCGGGCGCGCCGGTCAGGACGTCCGCGTAGCCGTCGGCGTTGTAGTCGCCCGCCGCGACCGACCAGCCCATCGCGTCGCCCGCCTCCGCCGCGCCGGGGACGCCGGACGTGGCCTGGTGGACGGTCTTCGCGCCGGTCGACGTGAGGCCCGTCGACGTGCCGGGCACCACCGTCACCTGGCCGCCCGCGTGCGCGCCCGACTCGGCGGTGTACGGCTGGCCGATGACCAGGTCGTCGTAGCCGTTGCCGTTGACGTCGCCCACGGCGACCGAGCGGCCGCCGGGCACGGACAGGACGCCGACCCGGCTCAGGCCCGAGCGGCCGCCCCTGAACCAGGCGACCTTGCCCTTGCCCGCCTGGTCGCGGTAGGTGAGGGCGACGTCCGCGTAGCCGTCGCGGTTGAAGTCGCCGGACGCCGCGTCGGCGTACGCGATGGCCGTGTCGCCCGAGGTGAGGCTGCCGCCCGACTCGTGTTCGGGGTCGAGCCGCGCGGCCCACGAGCCGCCCGTGCCCGTCGCGGTGGCGAACACGTCCGCCTTGCCGTCCGCGTTGAAGTCGCCGGAGGCGACCGCAGAGCCGAACCTGGCGCCCTTGTAGTGGAAGTCGTCCGCCAGCTGCATGTCCGTGCCGGAGGTGAACTTCGGGCCGTAGAGCATGGTGACCGCGCCGCGGTCGGTGTTGCCCGCCGCGTCGTCCTCGCCGGGCGCGCCGATCACGAGGTCGGCGTAGCCGTCGGCGTTCAGGTCGCCCCACGCGGTCGCCGCGCCCCAGTCGTCGCCGGTCTCCGACGCGCCGGGCACGCCCTCACTGGCCTGCGTGAGGGAGATCTTCGAGGCGGCCACGGGCCCTTCGAGGCCGCCGGGCACGACCGTGACGCGGCCGCGGCTCGACGACGCCTTGGGGGTGCCCGCGATCAGGTCGGTGATGCCGTCGCGGTTGAAGTCCCCGGTGGGTATCGCGGAGTTCTTGCCCGCGCCGGGCTCCGCCATCGCGTACGGTACCGTGCCCGCGCCCCCCAGCACGACGGCGCCGATCGTCAGCCACGCCCTGCGCCGCAGACCCAGCGGTCTGTACGCATGCGTGGAACGGGCTCTTCCGCGGGTGCTTCCACGGGCTTCCTCACGTGCTCCGCGCGGCCTCAATTACCCCACCCCTCAACGAATTCCAGGTGAACCAAGCGAGTCCGTACGACCGGCCGAAGAGGGAAAGGGTTGTAGGAGTGCGGGCGATTTGTCGCGTGACGTATCCCGCACGCCACAGGTGTGACAGCGGGGCGGGCGGGTGCGCTGGGTCATGTGAGAGGTGTGACGCTGTGAAATGTCTGTGGGTGGGGAGTCACGTGTACGGGCGTACGGGGACGGGGACAGGGACGGGAAGACGGTGGGTGCGGGCGGCCGCGCTCTCGCTCGCGGTGGGCGCGGTGGCGGGCGTCCTCACGTCCTGCGGCACCCACGACCGCGCGGTGAGCTACTCCGGGGGCACCCTCGAAAAGGTCACGCCCGAGAACGAGCGGCGCGGCAAGGAAATCTCCGTCGAGGCCATGGGCCTGTTCAAGGACGTGGGATCGCTGCGCCTCGCAGTCGACAGGACCAGCGCGCGGGGCCGCCAGAAGGTCTCCCTGCACATGGACCGCGACAGCAACTGCACGGGCACGTTCGACGCGGGCCCCACGCAGCGCGGCGACCTCATCATGATCGAGGGCCGGGCGACCTACGTGCGGTTCAGCGACCGGTCCCTCCAGGAGATCCGCGAGCTGGCGATCCGGCGGGGCCCGGAGATCGCCGCGCGGGCCCGCGAGCGGACGGCGCTGGCGCGCGGGAAGTACCTGAAGATCCCGACGGGCGGAGCCGTCGGCTCCGCCGCGATGCCGGTGGACAGCTGCGACCTCGACAAGATCACCAGGCAGATGCCGGGCGGCCCCGGTCCGGACGACGTCATCAAGGCCCAGGGTCCGACCCGGCGTTACGGCGAGGACGTCATTCCGCTCGTCGAGCACGGCAACGGGGAGACGACCGTGTACGTGGCCGCGCACGGCAAGCCGTACGTCCTCGGCCTGGAGGCGGCGGAGAACGGCGAGACGATGAGGATGCGGATGTCCGACTACGACGAGCCGGTCGAGGCGGTGGCCCCCGCGGCGGCGCAGACCATCGACATCTCGGAGGTCTCGGGAGGTACCGGCGGCGGCTCGCTCTTCGAGGTGTGAGGCGCGTACGCCGGGGGACCCGCCGCCAGGACCGTGCGGCCCGCGCCGATGGCCGTGCCCTCCCGCGCTGTGACACTTCCGTGCCGGGGGACGCTGGTGACCGTGGGGGGGGCACGGGCACGGTGAACCGTGCCGCGTCGGCCGGATGGGAAAGCGTTGGGCCAGGGTGGGAGATCCCGTCGCGCGCGGGCGCACGACGAGGAACTGGGCAGAGCGATCGCGGCGGCACAGCAGGGCGACGAGGCCGCCTTCGCCATCGCCTACCGGCTCGTCCAGCCCGGGCTCGTCGGCTATCTGCGCGGCCTGGTCGGCACCGAGGGGGAGACCGCGGAGGACGTGGCGGCCGAGGCCTGGCTGGAGATCGCCAGGGACCTGGGGCGCTTCCGCGGGGACGGCGCCGGATTCCGCGGCTGGACCGCGACGATCGCCAGGCACCGGGCCTTCGACCACCTGCGCCGACAGCGGACCCGGCCGCGCCCCGCAGCCCCGGAACAGGACCTGCTCGAACTGCCGGGCCCGCACGACACCCCCGAACAGGCCCTCGAGGCGATCTCGACCCGACGGGTGCTCGACCTGATCGGCGAACTGCCCCGCGACCAGGCGGAGGCCGTCCTGCTGCGGGTGGTCGTCGGCCTCGACGGCCCCGCGACGGCCCGGGTCCTCGGCAAGCGGCCCGGAGCGGTACGGACGGCCGCCCACCGGGGACTGCGCAGGCTCGGGGAGCGCCTCGGCCCCGACGGCGCGGCGGATGAGGGGCCCGGCACGCTGGGCGAGTCGAGATGAAGGGCGCGCGCCGGGCGCGGGGGTGATGGCGGAGCGGGTGGCTCGGGCCGTCGGGCCAGGCGTACAGACGCGGCGAGGCCGAGCCTCATCGAGGCGCACACGGAGTCCTCTGCTGGGCGGTGTGGTCCAGGCGGCGGTGAAGCCGCCTTCAGGCGCCCGGGGCAGGGGGGGCGGTGGTGGTGCGGAAGGAGCGCTTCCGCACGGGATATGCCATGTCCATGTTCTGTTCCGCCCCCCCCTGCCTCGTTGGATGCTTTCGAGCCCCCTGTGAGCAGGCATGTTGTGCAGGGGCAGGGCAAATGAATAACGACGTGCAGCGTCACAGCGTCACTGATCTGCCGGCTTCCTTGTGCTGTGTACCTGGTTTCCGGGGTGCACGGTCGACGGTCGGCAGAGGGCGCGTCCGGTGGGAGGAGCAGAGGGATGGCCACGGTCGTGGCGGACAGCGTGGTGCCGGTGGTGCCGCTGCTGAAGCGGGTGGTCGGCCCGGGGGCGCTGCGTGCGCTGCCGGAGGACCAGTTGCCGGGGCTGGCCGGGGAGATCCGCCGGTTCCTCGTCGCGGAGGGCATCGGCGACACCAACCGCGTCTCCCTCTCGGCCGACCCCGTGGAACAGGTCAAGGCGGGCTGCCGCATCCCGCGGACCCCGGGACTGCGCCCTCGCAAGCTGGAGATCGCCGCCTGCCCCGGCCGCGGCGGTCGCCCGCGCCTCCAGGCCGACATCCACAAACCTGTTTCCCAGGTCGAGGCGGCCTTCGACGGCTTCCCCCACCCCCTGCGCGTCTCCTACGGCAACGGACAGGTCTTCTGCCACGGCGAAGTGCTGCGCACCGCCCCCGCATCAGCGTTCGTCGAGACGCAACTGGGCGGAGCGTCCCGCCTGCCCGACACGAGTAGCGGCAGCACACCAAGAAGGATGGTCAACTCCAGTGAAGCCGGTGAACAGACATGACCGTCAACGGATCACTGCCTCCCTCCCTCCAGCCCTTGCCCTCCATGCTCTCCTGCCCTGACCCGTTGGACCCGGCCCGGATACGTCATCAGGTCGACGCGGTTCTGGGCGCGTTCATCCACCACAAGAAGGCCGCGGCTCGCGAACAGGGGCTGCCTGTCGAGGCCCCCCAGGCACTGGATGACTTTCTGGCGGCCGGCGGTAAACGCCTGCGCCCGCTGCTGTGCGTGCTGGGCTGGCACACCACCGGCAGCAGCAGCGGGGGCGGCCTGGCGCAGGCGGTTCAGGTGGGCGCGGCTCTGGAGATGTTTCACGCCTTCTGCCTCATCCACGACGACATCATGGACCACTCCGACACCCGCCGCGGACGGCCTACCGTCCACCGCGCGCTGGCTGCACGTCACCGTGCGGGCCACGACGCTGTTCTGGCCAAGGACATCGGCACCAGCGCGGCCATCCTGGCCGGCGACCTCGCCCTGCTGTGGTCCGACGAACTCCTCCGTGCCCCGGACACCGGCCTCGGCCCGGCCCAGCTCGAACAGGTGGCGCCGCTCATCGACCTGATGCGGGGGGAGGTGCTGCACGGCCAGTACCTGGACCTGATCTCCACCGGACGCCCCTCCCCTGACACCGGCCCGGCGCTGGCGATCATCCGGTACAAGACCGCCAAGTACACCTGCGAGCGGCCCTTGCACATCGGTGCCGCCCTCGCCGGAGCCGATGCCCGCTTCCTGGACGCACTGAGCGCGTTCGCGCTGCCGCTGGGTGAAGCCTTCCAGCTCCGCGACGACCTGCTGGGGGTCTTCGGCCATCAAGCCGAGACCGGCAAGCCCACCTTCGATGACCTGCGCGAGGGCAAACACACCGTGCTCATCTCCTTCGCCCTGAAGGCCGCGGACGACACCCAGGCACGGCTGCTGCGCACTCTGTACGGCAATGCCCGCCTGGACGAGGACGACACCGACACCGTGCGGGCCGTCCTGCGGGCCACCGGCGCGGACCAGGCCGTCGAGCACATGATCACTAACCGCTACGAGCAGGCCCTGGCCGCCCTCGAGGGCCTCTCCCTGCCCCGCGAGGTGCACCACCAACTGCGCAGCCTCGCAGACAAGACGGTGTGGAGGACGTCATGACCGCAGCCGTTCGCTCAGGAAACGGAGACCGGCACTCGGGCTACGACGCGACCTGGTTCGCAGCAGCCCACTCCAAGAACCTGAAGCACCAGCAGATCGTCAACACCGTCGTCTGCGAGAAGAAGGTGACCTTGTACCGGACCGCTGACGGAGTCGTGCACGCGATCAACCCGGTCTGCCCGCACCTCGGGGCGAGCCTCGGGCACGGTCGGGTGGAGGGAGACAACATCCGTTGTCCCTTCCACGGCCTGGCGTTCAACCCCGAGGGGCGATGCGTCGAGGTTCCCTGGGGGGCTCCCCCCATCCGTCCGAGCGTCCAGCACTACCGGGTGCACGAGAACAACGGATTCATCTACGTCTGGGTGAGCGAGACCGAACCTGCCTGGACGCCCCTTCACTTGGACCGATCCCCGTTCACCTACGCCGTCACCTGGGAAGCGACGATCAGTGCCAGCCCCCGCGACATGGTCGAGAACGCTCCCGATTACCAGCACTTCGCCGCCCTGCACACCATGGAGGCGCCCCGGCGGACCGCCCCTACCGTCTTTGAGAAGCACGTGATGTCGATCCGTCTCAACGCTGCGGGATTCTGGGTGAACTACCCCACGCTCGCCAGCTTGAACGCGGAGGGAACCGGCCTCATCCACGCCCACGTGACGATGCCCCGTACCGCCTTCCGGCTCTTGGAGATCGTCACGCAGACCCCGGCAGACCAGGGGACATCGGTTCTGCGAGTGGCGACGTACGCCAATGCCACCACCTTCCTCAAGGGAGCAGCACGCAAAGGGGCCGACCGCCTCGTCAGCCACCTCGCCCACTGGGGGGCCACCCACCAGATGAAACGCGACATCTTCATCTGGGCGCACCGGGTCTACCCCGAGCACGCGCACTTGACCAAGGGGGAGGAGGACATCGCCGCGCTCCGACGATGGATGAGGCAGTTCGACGAGGCCGCCCCGCAGCCGGATCCTCCGCCCGCCGCCTGAACGCCGCCACGGGACAACCGGCCCCGGTGCCTCGTCCGCACCTGTTCAGGGGCGACACGTGCTCGCCTGCCATCGGCTACCACCCGGAGTCGGCCGTAGAGCCGACTCCCCGACCTGATGAGGAAGAGCGGCATGACGATGCAGCGCCACACATACCCCTGGGGCTGGTATCCGGTCGCGTTCAGTCGCGACGTTCCTTCGGGGAAGGTCATCACCAGCAAGCTCGCCGATTCAGAGGTCGTCGTCTATCGGACCGCTGACGGGCAGGCACATGTCATCTTGCCCACCTGTCCGCACCTGGGGGCACACCTCGGCGGTGGTCACGTAGAGGGCCAGCTCATCGTGTGCCCCTTCCACGCCTTCGGCTTCGCCCCCGACGGCACCTGCGCACGAACGGGCTACAACACCACCCCGCCCCACAACGCCCGCGTGGGTACGTTCCCCACCCAGGAAGCCAACGGCTTCGTCTTCGCCTGGTACCACGAGGCCGCCACGGCCCCGGCCTGGCGCATCGAGCAGGTGGACCTGAAGGGTTTCGGCTACGGGTACCGCAACCAGAACACCTTCCGCGGAAACCAGATCGATCTCCTGGAGAACGGTGTGGACCTCGGGCACTTCCAGGTCGTGCACGCGAATCAGGCGAAGATCGTCAACGGTCATCCGATCGAAGACGACTTTCGGTACGTCATAGACCTCGAACTCACCGGTTTCTACCGCAACATCCCCACCTACGTCCGCGCGGAGATGTACGGGCTCGGGTACGCAGTCGTGAGTCTGAAGATGCCGAAGTTCGCCGTGTCCGCGTACGAGATCATCGGATACACACCGGAGGGCAGCGGCCTCATCACACTGCGCCGGACCACGGTCACCCGCTGCGGCTCCGCGCCCGGAAATCCGGCCGGCCGCCATATCCTCCGGGTCGTATCCACACTGGTGGGATACGTGGTGATGCGGCTGAGCACCGTGCAGGGAAACAACGACATCAGGATCTGGGACCGCCGCGTCTTCATCGAACGCCCGAAGCTGGCCCAGGGCGACGGGCCCATCATGCCTGCCCGGAAGTGGGCCGAGAAGTTCCACCACTAGGGCTCTCGGAACGCACCGCCAAACCCATCCACTGTTCAGGAGGACGCCCGCATGCCAAGGACCGAATTCGACATCCCCGGGATCTCCGCGACCAGTCCCCACGTCCAGGCCGCACGAGAGCACCTCCTCAAGTGGATGAAAGGGTACGACCTGCTTCCCAGCGATTCCCGGACTCAGCAGCTAGGAAGTGAGGACGTCGCCCTCCTGACGGCCATGGGCTATCCCTGGGCGGGCTCGGAGGAGCTGAACATCCTGACGGATTACCTCGCGGTGACATGGGTGATCGACGACGGGCTCGACACGAAGTTCGGCCGCGAGCCGCACCACGTGATCAAGCTTGTCGAGCAGCTCTGTGCCGTGCTCGACTTTCACGCCGTGGGGCCCGCGCCAGTGGTCGTCGATGCCTTCCACGATGTGTGGAAGCGCAGTGTCGAGGTCGCCTCCCCCCACTGGCAGGAACACGCCTCTCACACCTGGCGCGCCTACTTCTGGGGACAGGCATGGGAAACCATCAACAGGTACCGCGCCATGAACGCGCTGGATCTCGAGAACTACGTCTCCCTGTGGAACATTTGCAGCGGGGGCGCCGTGTGGTTCGAGTACGTCGAGCTGGGTCACGAAGAATTCCCCCCTGCCTGGTTCCACAGTCCAGAAGTCCAGAACCTGCGACGCGCGGCCAACGGCGTGGCACTGGCGGTCGACGACCTGGCTTCGCTGGAGAAGGAGGAATCCGACGACGACGAGCACAACTTCATCAAAGTCATGATCAACGCGCACGGCTACAGCCGGGAAGACGCGATCGCGAAAGCAGTCGCCTGGGGACAGGAGCAGGCCGACCTGATGCGCCGCTGTTATGCGCGCCTCCAGGCGTACGCCGAACAACGCGTCGGCCTGGACGGAACCGACATCGAAAAGTGCCTGCGCGCCGCAGACGCGGTACTCGCGGGCACACGCGGGTACCACGACTGGGCGCTGATCTCCCCACGCTACGGGTCCCACGGAATCCAGGTCCGCGGCGATGGAATTGACGAACCGCTCCGAGTGAGGGGACTGTTCTGAAGGCGAGTTGGACTTCCCCGCGGAGCGACGCTTGTCTCCCCGTCCGCGATTGATCGGCCCAGCCGCACTCTGCGGGTCCTGACCAGGCGACTGGCAGCCCGGCGGCAGGGGACCGGAACAGCGGATGAGCTCGTTCGGGCACCATTTCAGTCCGTGACCTTGGGCTCGACGCCCTGGGGGGGGCAACCGCAACGTCGATCAGCCCCCCTGACAAGGGCAACACCTCCATCATGTGGTCCTGGCTGCTGCCGCCTACACCGAGGATGATCCCGACGCGGTTGGCGCCGCAGGCCGAGTGCCCCAGGCCGACGTCACCGGCGGCTTTCCGTCCGGCGGCGAGGGCGAGGCGGATGAACCGGTCGGTGCGCAAGGCCAGACGCGGCCCGGCCGTAGCGGCCAGGGCGGTTCATCCATGTGGCAGGGGAAGGGAGCCAGCGAGACCGAGTCCTGCTCATCCGTGCCCGTCGCCTGCCAGGGCGGTCGGTCGGCGCGAGCCTCCGGCCGCCCTGGCAGCGCCGAGTCCGGGGAAGTGCCCCGGCAGCTCTCCTGGATCGGCTCAGTCATGCGAGCGATAGCGTCGGCATGACACCGGTGCCGCACGGTCGAGCGCGGCCGCGAGTTCGCACGGTGCGCTACATCGGCCGGTTCCTCCCGGACGACCTGCTGGACGCGCCGTGGGCACGTCATCGAGCACTTAGCCGTGCGGCTCGGCATCGGGGATGTCTCGTGCCTGAAGCGGTACACCGAGCGCAAGCCGACGGCATACGGAGCACGCGTGGGAGATCCGGGAGTCCTGCGAGTAGCACGAGGATGTGGCGTGGTCGAGGCGGTCAGCACCGTCCTGCACGGGCGGGCGTGGACTCACCGACAGCGAACTGGCAGACCATCAAGGTAAGCGCTGGCTCGGCGGAACGTTGCACAGCTGGTGCTCCAGTTCCCAATCGGCCGGTCGGCCCTTGGGGTCGAACCATGCGGATCCGGCATTGAGTCAACGGCCGCGAACGCGGCGGGCCTGGGCCACAGTGTCCTCTCCGATGCTGGACTCGGTACCGCAGCACTCACAGACGACAAACAGCGCCAAGCCGTGATCGTCGAAGCACAAGAGTTCGTCAACTTGACTACTGATTGACAAAGCCACCGGGCCCTCGCGTCGGTCGTGAACCGCACAACATCCAGCGCTTATTCATCACGCTCCGCGAGGCGTGAGCCGAGTCAGCACCTTCCGGCCGTTGTCCGCCATTGGAGTTTTATCGCACCCCTGTTCGGGTCACTTCAGGTCAGTGAGCACTGGAGCGTCATGCCCCGGGGGAACGCAGTTGAGGTCTCCCGGTGAGGGCCGGTCCGCTGCGCGACGTCCCTCAACCGTGTGCCCGTCTCTGCACCGCCGAACCAAAAGGAGAAACTCGATGAACCGGCATTCCTCCCGCTCCATGCGGCTGGTGACGTCCGCGATCCTCACGGCCCCGCTCCTCGTCGTACTCCCGGGCGCAGACCTGGCGCAGGCGCAGGCCCCAGCGTGCGGCGGCACGCGCGACGCGTACGTGGGCAGCACCTACCGGGGCACCACCAAGACCACGGGATCACTGAACCCCTCCCTGCTGCCGCCGATCCTCAACCCGCACCGCCTCGACACGCCCTCCACCCCGCTCAGAGCGGCTGCGGGCATCAACGCCGAGGCCGAACTGGTGGTCAAGTTCACCAAGGACGCGCGGGGCGAATACTGGGCGAACACCACGGCGGACGGGAAGGTCACGAGCAGGAGCGGCTACACGCTCAACCTCACCGGGGCCCCGAAGGTCGAGTTCAACGCCAAGATGCACGAGCCCGTGCTCCACGAGGTCTGGCAGACGGTGAAGGGCGAGCTCAAGCACATCGACAAACTGGACTCCGTCGGCAAGTACATCTACGGCTACGCGCTCGCCGCCCAGAACTGCCCCTCCGGCAGCCAGACCCCCACGGTCCTGGCCTCAACGGAGGACAACGGCTTCGGACTGCGCACGACCACACGCCTCACCCGCCAGGGCTGACACGAGAGGGCCTCACAGTGATGTGCGCGCTCCTCGACCACGCCGTCGACGACAGCGCCGTGTGACACTGCCGAAAACCCCTCCCCGGCGAGGGCCGGGCCAGGTCAGAGCATGTGACCCCACACCGAAGAGCCGGGCCGCAACCATCGGGCCAGAGCCTCGTTCTCCGGGCATGAAGAAGATCATCTCTGTCGCTGGCCTCGCTCTCGCCGTGGCCTGCCTTGCCGCCCCTGCCCACGCCGACGACGGCGACAACTTCGGTCCCGGCATCAACGCCGCGAACAACTGGAACTTCACCGCCGCCGCCGTCTGCTTCCAGGAACTCGCCGTCGTGCCCGTGGGCGGCGCCTGGAACGGCAACACGCTCAACCACTGCGTGAACGGCAACGTGCTCAACCACGCCAAGTAGATCCCCCGGGCTCAGGCGGCGAGGCGACCGGCCTCGCCGCCGGCATCAAACGCAGACCCTTGCAGCCTGCGGCGAGTGGATGACGGTGGGCGCGCTGCTGGATACACGTCCGGCCTGCACCCACCGTGACGCTCATCCACTTCCGCGGCCGCTAGCTGACCTCGGCTTCGGCAGGCTACGTGACGGGCGGGAAGTGGAGTGGGCGAGGCGGATGGGTCGTCCTGTGTTCACGCGCGAAGTGGATGGCCGCCGCTGCAGATCCACCAAGCCGTTCAAGGAAGAACGCGCGTGCCATGGACCGTCTTTGCTCATCGTTCACGTGCATGATCCACCGGGCCGGTGCGGGGACGAAGTGGGCGGCTGCGACGGCTTCCGTCAGGCCGGGTGCCGGGCCCCGGCGCAGTTGTCCGGTCAGCGCGGTGTACCGACGCAGGGCGTCCATCTCCGAGCGGCGCAGCCCAACCCTTCTCCGGCCTGGCTCGGCTGCCTGGGCGGGCGCTGGGGAGAGTGGCCCACGAGGAGCAGCACGCCGATTCGGACCCACCGGCCTACCCGGGGGAACTACCTGCCCGGGAGCGCACCAACGCGGCCGCTTCTCCCGCGAAGAGGTCGTGACGCGCCTGCTGTCCGCCCGAGACGGAGTTCTCCACATTGCCGGTGCTGCCGCTCATTTGGTCTTCCGCTCCGACAGGATCGCTCAACGGCGGGTCCGGCGGGTCCGGCGGGAGCCTTCGGGAGGTCGGCGCCGCGTCTCCTTTCACGTCTCCTTCCGTGTTTCTCTCCATATCCTTTCCGTTCGCGTACGCGATCATGATGACCTAGGGTGTGCGGCGTACCGCGGGGTGCGCAGAAGCCCCGCAGCTAGCGAACGGGGTTGTGCAGTGCGGAAGTTGGCTTCTCTGCTGGGTGTCGTGGCGATGACGGGGGCCGCGTTTGCGGCCGGAACGGCGACGGCCGGTGCGGTCACGCCGGATGCCGCTCCCACGAGCGTGGCGAGCAAGTCGTGCGGCAAGGGGAAAACGATCAAGGCGAAGGAGAGCGTCAAGATCCGCAAGACGCGGAAGCTCAACTCGACGGCCAAGGGCCTGTACCCGAAGGGTGCCAAGGCCAAGTGGGCCGCGTGCGAGGTGAAGTACGGGCAGACCTACTCGAAGTGCGGCTGGCACAACGACAACCGGTGGTCGTACATCAACTACCGGGGGACCAAGGGCTGGATTCCGACCGCCTGCGAGAACTTCATCGTCTGAGCTGACGCACGCATGAGGGGCCCGGAACCGCCGTCACGGTTCCGGGCCCCTCATATTCGCGTCGCCTTCCAGCCGAGCCCGTTCCAGGTCCGACAGATCGCCCCTCCCCACGCCTGGCAGAACGAGTGAACGCGAACACCGTCACCCGACCCGTCGGACAGGCTCTAGCTGACTCGCCCCGCAGCCCGGATGCGATGGGCCGAACTGCCGGGCGGTTAGAAGAAGAGGAGCCTCGGATACTGAGGCGGCCCCCCAAGCCAGTGTCTTGGTCCTGTACTGCGTGGCGGGTCGGCTGAAACTGCAGTAGTTGGTCGTGTCGTCCACGTATACGCGGAGTACCGGCAGTTGCATGCGTCTCTGTACCCACTGGGCCGGGTCGGTGCCGACCGCGGCCACCGGCAGCCACCGGCCCCCTCCGCGGGCAGGAACACGCCGGGGTTCAGGAACAGCTCGCGGGGAACGGCCTCCACCGCCGCCCGCCAGCGGGGGCTGGAGAGGACGCCCGCCTCCGTCAGGCGGACGGCGAGGGCGCGCCGCGAAGTGCTCCAGACCTCGCGGCCGACGACCAGCACGCGCAGATCTGCTGCCTTGTCGACCACGGCCTGGATGTGGAAGGAAGAGCTCGGCTCGAACTGGGACGATCACGGCCTGGTCTTCGCACGTGACGGCTACAGGCTGTGTAAGGGCGGGACAGCCCCGGGCGGCCCGCAAGATGCCGGCCAGGTCAGCGCCCGATGGTGCTCCACCAGGGAGCGGCTCGGTCTTCCGGGAGGCCGGCACTGCCCAGCGCATCGGCCTAGAGGGCATGGGGTGAGTCTGAAGATGCGTTGGCCACGCTGTGGGCCATGTAGATGCCCCGCACTCCGAGTCTTGGCAGACCGGAGCACGGGGCATCTCCGCGACGACCGGGGCCGCCACCCCCCACAGGAGAGGCCCCGGCCGGCACGCGGCACGAACCGCGTGCGGTCCGTACTTCCTTCAGCGCCGCGCGTGCGTTTTCTGTCACACCGCGCTCTGTCACTCGGTAGTTGCACGTTGTACAAACATGGACGTGGGCCTGGCGAGGCCGTAGCGTGCTGCTTCGCGCCGGGGCCGGGCGCAGATCTCCGAGTGGCAGGATTGAGAGAGTGCTGGGGGACGACGCGGAGCTGACCGCCGCGGTGCTTGCGGCGCAGGACGGGGACGAGACCGCGTTCCGTTCTGTGTACCGCGCTGTGCACCCGCGGCTGTTGGGATACGTACGCACGCTGGTCGCCGAGCCGGACGCCGAGGACGTCGCCTCCGAGGCCTGGCTGCAGATAGCGCGCGATCTGGAGCGCTTCAGCGGGGACGCCGACCGGTTCAGGGGCTGGGCGGCGCGCATAGCGCGCAACCGCGCCCTCGATCACATACGCATGCGGGGCCGCCGCCCCGCGATAGGCGGCGACGAGTCCGAGCTGACTGGCAAACCCGGCGAAGCGGACACCGCGGGGGAGGCGATGGAGTCCCTCGCCACCGACGCGGCGCTCGCCCTGATAGCGCAGCTCCCGCAGGACCAGGCGGAGGCCGTCGTGCTCCGCGTCGTCGTCGGTC contains:
- a CDS encoding terpene synthase family protein, whose amino-acid sequence is MPRTEFDIPGISATSPHVQAAREHLLKWMKGYDLLPSDSRTQQLGSEDVALLTAMGYPWAGSEELNILTDYLAVTWVIDDGLDTKFGREPHHVIKLVEQLCAVLDFHAVGPAPVVVDAFHDVWKRSVEVASPHWQEHASHTWRAYFWGQAWETINRYRAMNALDLENYVSLWNICSGGAVWFEYVELGHEEFPPAWFHSPEVQNLRRAANGVALAVDDLASLEKEESDDDEHNFIKVMINAHGYSREDAIAKAVAWGQEQADLMRRCYARLQAYAEQRVGLDGTDIEKCLRAADAVLAGTRGYHDWALISPRYGSHGIQVRGDGIDEPLRVRGLF
- a CDS encoding RNA polymerase sigma factor; amino-acid sequence: MLGDDAELTAAVLAAQDGDETAFRSVYRAVHPRLLGYVRTLVAEPDAEDVASEAWLQIARDLERFSGDADRFRGWAARIARNRALDHIRMRGRRPAIGGDESELTGKPGEADTAGEAMESLATDAALALIAQLPQDQAEAVVLRVVVGLDAKSAAQTLGKRPGAVRTAAHRGLKRLAELLGADGAGPTDALGAVPPQREPRGHAVTSAGVTHSRTRTQKDM